One segment of Anastrepha obliqua isolate idAnaObli1 chromosome 3, idAnaObli1_1.0, whole genome shotgun sequence DNA contains the following:
- the LOC129241922 gene encoding uncharacterized protein LOC129241922, with amino-acid sequence MSLNDSMAISNSGSDAAHNENYTTAPRNPHGNSGPDAVHTENYSTVPRIPLPQMSEENIEAYFYALEFWFQASLIYSDSRKFHIVLANLSPPKLLELRSIIETAPATGKYRYIKQKVTDHFTDSQQRRLQKVLKDMPLGDRKPSELFSEMKRVAGTTLNDSLLHDLWVTRLPPYVQAAVIVAKVPLDEKAKIADSIVESIDWQNGHVDVVSTHNEISNLKSEIAELTRNMQKHLTLKDRPLRSRSPSRARSVRRDNRHATSGLYCWYHRTFADKATKCRKPCAFSQKRSSQ; translated from the coding sequence ATGTCTCTGAACGACAGCATGGCAATTAGCAATAGCGGCTCGGATGCTGCGCACAACGAAAATTATACCACAGCACCAAGAAACCCTCATGGTAATAGCGGTCCGGATGCTGTGCATACCGAGAATTACAGCACAGTACCACGAATTCCACTGCCGCAAATGAGTGAAGAGAACATTGAGGCCTACTTTTACGCCTTAGAGTTCTGGTTTCAAGCTTCGCTCATATATTCAGACTCCAGAAAATTCCATATCGTTTTAGCAAACCTTTCGCCGCCTAAACTACTTGAGCTTAGGTCGATCATCGAGACAGCGCCGGCAACTGGAAAATATCGATACATTAAGCAGAAGGTAACGGATCATTTCACTGATAGTCAGCAACGGCGCCTGCAGAAGGTGCTCAAAGACATGCCGCTTGGCGACCGTAAACCAAGCGAACTTTTCAGCGAGATGAAGCGCGTTGCTGGCACCACGCTCAACGACAGCCTATTGCACGACTTGTGGGTAACGCGTCTTCCACCGTATGTACAAGCAGCTGTAATAGTAGCAAAAGTGCCCCTCGACGAAAAAGCTAAAATTGCTGATTCCATCGTGGAATCCATTGATTGGCAAAACGGTCATGTGGATGTTGTGTCTACACACAACGAAATTTCTAACCTCAAAAGCGAGATCGCAGAATTAACTCGAAACATGCAAAAGCATTTAACCTTGAAGGACCGTCCTCTTCGATCAAGGTCACCTTCTCGAGCAAGGAGCGTACGGCGCGACAACCGACATGCCACTTCGGGACTTTATTGTTGGTATCATCGGACATTTGCCGACAAAGCAACGAAGTGTCGCAAGCCATGTGCGTTTTCCCAGAAACGATCGTCTCAATAA